A window of Calonectris borealis chromosome 3, bCalBor7.hap1.2, whole genome shotgun sequence contains these coding sequences:
- the HEY2 gene encoding hairy/enhancer-of-split related with YRPW motif protein 2 — MKRPCEETTSDSDMDETIDVGSENNYSGQSNSSVIRSNSPTTTSQIMARKKRRGIIEKRRRDRINNSLSELRRLVPTAFEKQGSAKLEKAEILQMTVDHLKMLQATGGKGYFDAHSLAMDFMSIGFRECLTEVARYLTSVEGLDTSDPLRVRLVSHLSTCASQREAAAMTSSMAHHHHPLHPHHWAAAFHHLPAALLQPNGLHGSDAAPCRLSSDVPPHGSALLTATFAHADAALRVPSAGSVAPCVPPLSTSLLSLSATVHAAAAAATAAAQSFPLSFTGAFPMLPPSAAAAAVAAATAITPPLAVSATASPQQAGSGGGTKPYRPWGTEVGAF; from the exons GCAAAGTAATAGTTCTGTCATTCGGTCAAATTCCCCAACAACAACATCTCAGATTATggccagaaagaaaagaagaggg ATTATAGAGAAAAGGCGCCGTGATCGTATAAATAACAGTTTATCAGAGCTGAGGCGGCTTGTGCcaactgcttttgaaaaacaa GGATCTGCCAAATTAGAAAAAGCGGAAATACTGCAAATGACAGTGGATCATCTGAAGATGCTGCAGGCGACGGGAGGTAAAG GTTATTTTGACGCTCATTCCCTGGCCATGGATTTCATGAGCATCGGCTTCCGGGAGTGCTTGACAGAAGTGGCGAGGTACCTGACTTCGGTGGAAGGTCTCGACACATCTGACCCCCTGCGCGTTAGACTCGTCTCCCACCTGAGCACCTGTGCCTCTCAGAGGGAAGCCGCTGCCATGACCTCCTCCAtggcccaccaccaccaccccttgCACCCTCACCACTGGGCAGCCGCCTTTCACCACCTCCCGGCCGCTTTGCTGCAGCCGAACGGACTCCACGGCTCCGACGCCGCCCCGTGCAGACTCTCCTCGGACGTGCCCCCCCACGGCTCCGCCCTGCTCACGGCCACCTTCGCCCACGCCGACGCCGCCCTCAGAGTCCCCTCCGCTGGCAGCGTCGCTCCCTGCGTCCCCCCTCTCTCTACCTCCCTCTTGTCCCTCTCGGCTACCGTCCACGCCGCGGCAGCGGCAGCCACGGCCGCTGCCCAGAGCTTCCCCCTCTCCTTCACCGGCGCCTTCCCCATGCTTCCCCCCAGCGCGGCTGCCGCTGCCGTGGCTGCGGCGACAGCCATCACCCCTCCGTTGGCCGTATCAGCCACCGCCAGCCCTCAGCAGGCTGGCAGCGGGGGCGGCACCAAACCGTACCGACCCTGGGGGACTGAAGTTGGAGCCTTCTAA